In Runella sp. SP2, the genomic window GTTGAAACAGTAGGTAAAATTGCTGGTGTTTCACCTTGGCAATAAGGCCCTAACTGCGTGAATGTCGGAGTTGCCGATGAGCTAACTTGCACCATCATGGTGGCCGTCGTCGCACATTGCCCTGGTGTTGGGCTAAACGTATAGGTAGTTGTACCAACCGCTGCTGTACTAATTGGTGCATTCCAAGTTCCCGTTATACTGTTTAATGAGGTCAATGGAAGTATCCCAGGTGAAGCCATTGGGCAGTAAGGCCCTAGCTGTGAAAACGTTGGAGTCACTGGTAAATTCACCGTCACGCTGCTCGTCGTCGCACTGCATCCTGATGCTGTTTCCGTAAATGTAAACGTCACACTCCCTGCTGCTACACCCGTTACAACTCCTGCATTTATCACCGTTGCTTTGCCATCGTCACTGCTTGTCCATGTCCCTCCACTGGTTGGACTTAAGGTAATTGTTGAACCAATACAAACGCTCGTCGATGGCGCACTCACCGTAGGCAACGCTTTCACCGTCACGCTGCTCGTCGTCGCGCTGCATCCTGATGCTGTTTCCATAAAAGTAAACGTCACACTCCCTGCCGCTACACCCGTTACAACTCCTGCATTCGTTACCGTCGCTTTTGTATCATCACTGCTTGTCCATGTCCCTCCACTGGTTGGACTTAAAGTAATTGTTGAACCAATACACACACTCGTCGATGGTGTACTCACCGTGGGTAATGCCTTCACCGTCACGCTACTCGTCGTCGCGCTGCATCCTGATGCTGTTTCCGTAAAGGTAAACGTCACACTCCCTGCTGCTACGCCCGTCACTACACCTGCGTTGGTTACCGTGGCTTTTGTATCGTCGCTGCTTGTCCAAGTACCGTCGCTGACTGGACTTAAAGTAATTGTTGAACCAATACACACACTCGTCGATGGTGTACTCACCGTAGGTAATGCCTTAACCGTTACGCTGCTCGTCGTAGCGCTGCACCCTGATGCTGTTTCCGTAAAAGTAAACGTCACACTGCCTGCCGCTACACCCGTTACAACTCCTGCATTTGTCACCGTTGCTTTGCCATCGTCGCTACTTGTCCACGTTCCTCCGCTGGTTGGGCTTAAAGTTAGGGTTGAACCCACACACACACTCGTTGATGGTGCACTCACTGTGGGCAACGCTTTCACCGTCACGCTACTCGTCGTCGCGCTGCATCCTGATGCTGTTTCCGTAAATGTAAACGTCACACTCCCTGCTGCTACGCCCGTCACTACACCTGCGTTGGTTACCGTGGCTTTCGTATCGTCGCTGCTTGTCCACGATCCTCCGCTGACTGGACTTAAAGTAATTGTCGAACCAATGCACACGCTCGTCGATGGTGCACTCACCGTGGGCAACGCTTTCACCGTCACGCTGCTCGTCGTGGCGCTGCACCCTGATGCTGTTTCTGTAAAGGTAAACGTCACACTGCCTGCTGCTACACCCGTTATAACTCCTTCGTTTGTCACCGTTGCTTTGCCATCGTCGCTGCTTGTCCATGTGCCGCCGCTGACTGGACTTAAAGTAATTGTTGAACCAATACACACACTCGTCGATGGCACACTCACCGTAGGTTTCGCTTTCACCGTCACGCTACTCGTCGTGGCGCTGCATCCCGATGCTATTTCCGTAAAAGTAAACGTCACACTCCCAGCTGCTACACCCGTTACAACTCCTGCGTTGGTTACTGTCGCTTTCGTATCGTCGCTACTTGTCCACGTGCCGCCGCTGGTTGGACTTAAAGTAATTGTTGAACCAACACACACACTCGTCGATGGTGTACTCACCGTAGGTTGAGCATTGATTGAAACATTGACCGTTGTTGATGTACTTTGGCAAAAGTCACAGTTATATCTTACCGTCAGAGTGTAAGTTCCCGCTTTGGCAGCAGTTACATTTGTCAATTGAGGGTTTTGAGCCGTTGAAGTAAAACCATCTGGACCAGACCAGCTATAAGAAACATCCGTCAACGTACTATTACTTTCAACTCCTCCCGTCAAGTTTAAAGTCCCACCTACACAAACTCCCGTATTGGCACTTGCAGTAGGTTTGGGAGTGATAGGTGTATCCGAACCTTGTACCCAAACGGAATAACTTCGGGCAGGCAATTCGATATAAATTTGCCCACTAGCATTGACTTGAGCATACGGGAACGACGACCTTCTGAGCATATCCGTAAATCGAGTGCCTGTAGCAATAGCCCCGCCTCGGGTATTGATAGGGTGATCTACTTTTAAAGGAGAATCGCTAAAGTTAATCGCTACGATAATGTCTTTATTAGTACTACTAGGCCCCTGCAATTGATAAATCAACGCTTTATCCGTTGAACCCGATGAATAATTTCCTGAATAACCGCTGCCGCTTGCATTCAAGCGGGTCAAACTTGGAGAACCAAAAATATACTTTTTGTGCACATCCATCAACGCATCGATTTCGCATTTCATGGGGGTTAATGTAGTTGGCATGTAACTGCGATAGTGCGCAGAAGAGGCAGCAGGATACCCGTAGTAATCATCGTAATAAACGGTAGGAATTCCAATCTGATTATTTGTCAAAAGATAGGTATATGCCAACATAGGGTCGTACCAAACCAACGCCCCGCCATCGTTGGCTCCGTAGTTATTTCTAAAATCGTGGTTATTCAAAAACGTAACAACGTTATTGGAACTCAAATAACCTCCCCCCACTAAACCCGATGTATAAATTTGACGAACATCGCCTGCGCTCAAGCGGTTGTTGGTAAAATTGCGGAGAGTTTCGCGGAGGGTAAAATCAAAGACGCGGGGCTGAGTAGAAGCTGGCAAACTCGAATTAAAACCATTGTTATAGACATCCCTTATCCATCCTTGTAACACCGACGGGTTGGCATCGTAATATTCGCCAATTACCATACTAGGGACGTTTCCAGAGGCATTGAGTTGGTTGAGCATATTCCCAAAAAACGACGGATCAAAGTGTTTAACAGCATCCATACGAATGGATTTAATGCCTAAATTGGTAAAATTCCATTTGGTCCAATCAATGAGTGCATTCGTCGTTTTGGTCTGCAAATGGTCATAATCGTAGAAATAATCCATGCTGTTTTGGCTCCAATCGGGGCATAAACAATCAACGTTCCAGTTGCCCGTAGTTCCCGTCATTACTGGGTTATAATTGGGGCGGAAGTAATCCCAGTTCATGCTTCCCAGCCCACTCGGCATGTTTGAAAAGTCGGTATAAGTATGGTATTCAACCACGTCGTTATAGACATTAGCTACATTTTCCGCAGCCGTTCCGCCACTTTTTCCTACCAAGTCGGTGGTACCATTCCATACTTTCCAAATCCTCTGGTCGGCATATCCATTGGTATTGACCATATAGATAATCAACTGATCCCCAGCGGCATTAAAATCGGCAGTGGTTATCGTCACTTTAAATTCATCAGAATCGCCATTATTGTCAATGGTTGTTTCGTAATTTCTTCCCAAATCAACAGTAAATGCTCCCGTTTGTTCAGTTGCTACACCATCGGGCGAAAGCAACGGACTCCATCGGCTTCCCCCTTTGGAAGCCGTAGTTGCGTAAAACATGTACTTTGAGCCACTGTACGTTCCTGAACGGGAATTGATATTGATGTAATAATCTCCTGCTCCATTCCCAGAAGTTCCTCCTAACGGAATCACTACATGATAACGGTCAGACGGATATGGCTTTTTCGCCCCTCCCGCCTTATATTGAATGTACTCCTCAACTGCGGGATTTTTCTCCGCCGACCCTCCATCTCGGTGGTTGTAGATAAAATCTCCCATGGGGTCGATGCCTTGGTTATTTAACTCCGTAATCATGGCTCTAATTTGAGCAGGAGTTCCCATTCCAGTAGTTTCGCCCATGTACAAATCACGAGGGTCATAGCCCGAACTGTACGCTCCTTTGCCATAGTGACCAGGGAACCAAAGGTGCGTAAAGCCTGCTTTTTTGAGGCAAGCGGCTTTCAAACGGAGCGTATCTGCCCACGTAAAACCTGCCCCTGCTTTGGGGAAATCGTAATTGAAACCTTGCATCAAAAAGGTGGCTGTCGCAGGTGCCGAAAATGCCACAGGGTTGTTTGAATACGTTGCTTCACAACCGCTTGCATTGCGTACTTTGACAGCATATGCCCCACAGCCTAAACCCGAAAACGTATTGCTTACTTGGTAGCTTGTCCCTCCATTGATGGAGTATTCGGTAGCCCCCGAAGCAGTAATCGTAATAGTTCCTCCGCTGCAATTGACGGGTAATGTCGTCGATACGTTGGAGACAGAGGGAGAGCTTGGTTGAGGATTGACATTTACCGTAGTCGCTGTCGATACACACCCCGCCCCCGAACTCTTTACTTTTAATAAATAGGAATTGGGTGAAAGACCCGTAAGTACATTGGTAGCACCAAAGGTTGTACCGTTGTCAAAACTATACAAAACACCACTTGAAGGTGCCGTAATCGTGATACTTCCCGTCGAAGTAGTACAAGTAGGCTGCGTCACTGATGCTGTTGGGTTGGCAGGTGTCTCTTCTACTGTTATGGTAATTTCATTGCTGGTTGCCGTGGTAGGACTCGCACAAGCATCGTTGCTGGTCATCACCACTTTTATTTTATCACCATTTACCAAATTGTTGGGGGCAAACGAACTCCCCGTAGAGACATCAGCATCGTTTTTTTTCCATTGGTAACTGGGCGAACCTCCGCCATTGGTCGGTGTGGGTGTAAATGTAACTACTGTCCCCGAACAAATCGTTGTAGTAGAAGCACTTATCGAAACAGAAGGAGTTACACTACTTGTGATGGTTACAGTCACCAAGGTACGGTTGCTTTCACAGCCATTGATTGTTTGTGAAGCATAATAATTGGTAGAAGATAAGGCGGTCGTAGTGGCCAATAAATTTCCGTTGGTAGCAGCATCATACCATTTTATCGATGTACCTGTTGCAGCAAGGTTTGCGACGGTTGGGTTGCTCGCCGAGCAAAAAGACTGTGGTGTCGTCGCCGTTGGAGCAGGCGAAACGCAGGTAGTGTAGGAATAATTTGAGCCCGAATTATCATTGTAGCGCAATGCCGAAAGAGTTTTATTTCCCTCAGAATCGGATGATAATTGACTTAACGTACGAGTTGAAGTAAAAGCATAGTACCAAACTGTTGTATTATTGGGCTGTGCTGGAATAGTGGCTGAATAACTTGTCCCAGAACCAGTTGCCTCAACGATTGACGTACTCCCCGAGAAGTCATTTACCCCTGTCTTATAACGAACAAAAACCTTTTCTTCGGGTGAAATTGCACTCGAAGTTGTGATTTGAACTGTCCCTGACCCATCATTAACAGGGGTAGTAGCTACTGAATTAATGGAAATGGGTGCAGCCGAGGTAAGTCCGACGTAAAATTTGGCGTTGGTGGCGGTATATCCTGCATCATTGAAAACAAAAGTATAATACCCTGCTGTACTCATATTCAGCCCCATATCTTGTCCAGAATTATAAGCCGAAAAATTATTAATAGCATTTAATGCCCCTTGCCCCACACCCGAAAAAGTCCATTTGTTTTGAAAACGATTCCCCGATGGGCCCGAAATAAAGAGGAAGCCCTCCCCTCCACCGCCCGTCATATTTAAGGGGGTGATATTTCCTCCCGTTGGCTGGACGTTGATTGTCGTGGCCCATTGCCCACGGCCGTCGGTAGGAGTGCCTGTTGAGGTCGAAACTCGACGGAACGACATGGTTCGATAATCAGAATTGTAGGGCGTAGTAGCGTATCCATTAAATTTCCCTACTACTTGCACTGGCTCGCCAGAAGAGATATTTTGAGCAAAAAGAACTTGCGAAATACCAATCAATGCGATTACTGACAACAACAAAAACTTACGCCACTGCTGCTTAAAGCGTAGTAATATACTCATGATAGGATAGGTTTGAAGTGGTGATGAAAAGAAAAAAATTTGACACAAAATTCTATCTTAATTTTTTTTCAAAAAAATAGTATTTTTTCAATAATTTATCCTGTATTACCCTTTTACTAGAGCAATTTCAACACTTATTGTTAACACACTATTTATATACTAAAAACCCTAATAAGCTTACTAACAAACATACTATTAGAAACAAAAACCATTTCAACCTCCTAAGTAGTCATATCACAGAAAAACCCCCTCCGTATTAGTCGGAGAGGGCTTTTTGTTATACTATGTCTCAAAATTATAACTTCACCACTTTCAGCGTTGCTTGCTTTGTTTCGGTTACTACCTTCAAGAAAAACATACCCGTCGGCAAGTCACTTACCCCAAACTCTTCTTGGTGGGTATTGGTTTCGGGTACAAATTGGCGATGGAGCACCTCACGACCCACAGCATCCGTCAGCGAAGCTTGCACCTCTTGCCCCTTGCTATCTTGAATTTTTAAGCGCAAAACGTTTGTGACTGGATTGGGCAGAACTATGGCGAAAGACCCGTTAGCGGACTCAACAGTTGCCCCTTGCTTTTTGCCTCTTCGCTATCCGCTACCCTCGCGGCGCCTACGCCTACCCCATCACGCGACTGGATTCTAAACCAATATTCTTGATACGCCAACACGTTCCCCTGCGGTTTTCTTGTAGAAGGATAGATGCTTCCCCAGCCTTTTTGGTCCCAATATCGAACACCTAACTTATACAAGCCTTTGGGTAAACCTGTGTTATATCCATTTAGCATAGATACATTCTACGAGCGGACAAGGCATCAAAAACCATAAAACAGTGACTTTCAACTATATAAATCGCCAACTCACACTACAAATCTGTATTCCCTTCTAGTATTGAAGGGAATTTTTTTCGAAGTCGATAACGCGTTTTTTTGACAGAATCAGCCGAGATGCCCAACATGGTTCCCTTTACTTTATCAGTAAGATTGAGCTTATCTAAGGCACACAGCCGAACTTCTGCCGCCGTTAAATCAGGATATTTTTTATTTAAATCAAAAAAGAAATAGGGAAACACTTGTTCATAAAGCGCCTTAAAGCTTTGCCAGTCTTCTTCGGTAAGTAGTACACTTTGTTGCAGGTTTTCAAGGGTTTTCCCCACCTCAAAATTCATTTCTGGGCGTTGATTATTTCTTTCAAACTGCGTCGAAAATTTTTCAATGAGCTCATTTTTTTCCTTAATGTTGACCAAATATTGCTCCAGTTGCTGATTGGCATGATCAAGCATTTCTTCTGCTCGCTGGCGTTTTTCCATTTGAAGGCGCTTTTCTTGTTTTTGACGCTCGTTAAGCCAATACACCACGCCCAAAAACACCACAATAAGCCCAAAAATAATCACGTTGCGAAGCATACGTTCATTGGTTACTTCTACTTGTAAAGTCCTCCGTTCATTGATGTATTTTTCGGCTTGCAAACTACTTTCCAACACCACCACTTTTTTATAATCCAGCTTCACCTTCAGCGTGTCTTTTAGGGCCAACAATGAATCTTTGAAGGTACTTGCCAAGCTAAAGTTTTTCATCTTGGCATGGTACAAAGCCAGCGTTTCAAATCGAATCAAATCATAGGTTGGGTACGTCCAGTACGGCATAACTAACGCAGGCGGAGCAATGTATGCCTTGGCCTTATCCACCGAATCAAGCATAAGGAGGGCATTGGCAATGTATAATCGGCTGATGGCCGCATTTTCTGGTATGGCTTTTTCATTTACTTTGGCTTCTTCGTACAGGTAGGGAAGCGCCTCTTTGTACTTACCCATCAGCCTCAGTAAATTACCCAAATTCCCCCGAATCAGTACTTCGTAATTGACGTTTTTTTTCGCTTTTGCCGCTACAACGCCCTCTCTAAATGCCTTTTCAGCTTTCTCGTATTGCTTCATTTTGAGGTAACAGAGCCCCAAGTTATTATAAATACCCATGGGCGAAAACACCGCACTGGGAGGTTCTTTGAGCGCAATCTGGCAGTGCAAAGCCGCCATTTTATAGTCTTCAAAGAAGTAGTAAATGGCAAAAAAACCAATATAATAGTAAATGCTGTGCGGAAATTTACCAAAATACGTCTCTTCGAGCAGCTTTCGAGCTTTAAACAACAGCGGAAGCCCCGTGCTATAATCTTTGTTGTTAAACGCCACCCATCCGCGCCAAAAGAACGAATAAGCTTTCAAATCATCGTAAGGCGTAGTTTGGGTAATTTTTTCTAGTTTCTTGGTATAGCTATTTTTTTCTTCCTTCGTTGGGGCGATTTCTTCACTTAAACGCAATTTAAGAAAATCAAGATAAGCCAACGACCGTTCGTCTCGTTCTTCTTTTGCCACTTTTTGAATACTATCCAATTCTGACTTATAGCGGCTTACCTGAGTATCAGCGCCAAATTGAAACGAAAAGTCAATCAAATAGTGTACACGCTTCTCGCTTGCAGAAAAAACTTCTTGGCCATGCAATTTCATCGCACCTCCTCCAGCAATCCAATAAACTGCAATTACAAGCAAGATTCTATATAACATACTATTTTGGGTTATGGAATTCCAAAAATAGCATACATACGATAAGTGAACACTAATTATCCATAAAAATCTAGTCCATTTTTTGAATCATCCTAAAAAAACACTTTTAGGACTATTTTTCTCTTCTAAAATGCAAAAACGGGGATAAAAGCGAACCTTTGTTCTCTCTTACCCCCGTTTCTATTTTGGGCTAAAATTAGCGTTGGTCTAGTGCACTTTTACTACTTTCAACGTCGCTTGTTTGTCAGGCGTTAGTATCTGCAAGAAATACATACCCGTCGGCAATTCACTTACCCCAAACTCTTCTTGATGCGTGTTCGTTTCGGGCACAAATTGACGACGCAACACCTCACGGCCTGTAGCATCAGTCAACGAAGTTTGCACTACTTGACCTTTACTTTCTTGCACTCTCAAGCGAAGCACTTTGGTGACGGGGTTGGGTAGAACTGTGGCAAACTCTAAAGCAGAATGCTGCCCACCCTCAACAGTAAACGGTAAACCCGAAACTCTCGCAGCGCCCACACCAATGCCATCTTTCGACTGGATTCTGAACCAGTATTCTTGATAAGCCAACACGTTGCCTTGCGGTTTACGCGTCGAGGGGTAAATACTGCCCCAGCCTTTCATATCCCAATAGCGAATGCCTAATTTATACAAGCCCTTGGGAAAGCCTTCGTCATAGACGTTGCCACCTGCCCCGTTCGATTCATAAAAACCATAAAGCGGATGATTCTGAGCGTATAACTCCGTATATCCTGAACGGTTGGCAAACATAAAATACGGAGCACTGTTTTCGTGGGTATTGTAAGAACGTACCACGCCTGTTTCGGGAACGGCTAACAAATCATACGTCAATGAGCCACTCTCGCCCAACGAACACGCATCCACGTGAATTGTCCAGTAACGGGGAGCAGTCTTGTTCAAGTT contains:
- a CDS encoding Ig-like domain-containing protein, with product MSILLRFKQQWRKFLLLSVIALIGISQVLFAQNISSGEPVQVVGKFNGYATTPYNSDYRTMSFRRVSTSTGTPTDGRGQWATTINVQPTGGNITPLNMTGGGGEGFLFISGPSGNRFQNKWTFSGVGQGALNAINNFSAYNSGQDMGLNMSTAGYYTFVFNDAGYTATNAKFYVGLTSAAPISINSVATTPVNDGSGTVQITTSSAISPEEKVFVRYKTGVNDFSGSTSIVEATGSGTSYSATIPAQPNNTTVWYYAFTSTRTLSQLSSDSEGNKTLSALRYNDNSGSNYSYTTCVSPAPTATTPQSFCSASNPTVANLAATGTSIKWYDAATNGNLLATTTALSSTNYYASQTINGCESNRTLVTVTITSSVTPSVSISASTTTICSGTVVTFTPTPTNGGGSPSYQWKKNDADVSTGSSFAPNNLVNGDKIKVVMTSNDACASPTTATSNEITITVEETPANPTASVTQPTCTTSTGSITITAPSSGVLYSFDNGTTFGATNVLTGLSPNSYLLKVKSSGAGCVSTATTVNVNPQPSSPSVSNVSTTLPVNCSGGTITITASGATEYSINGGTSYQVSNTFSGLGCGAYAVKVRNASGCEATYSNNPVAFSAPATATFLMQGFNYDFPKAGAGFTWADTLRLKAACLKKAGFTHLWFPGHYGKGAYSSGYDPRDLYMGETTGMGTPAQIRAMITELNNQGIDPMGDFIYNHRDGGSAEKNPAVEEYIQYKAGGAKKPYPSDRYHVVIPLGGTSGNGAGDYYININSRSGTYSGSKYMFYATTASKGGSRWSPLLSPDGVATEQTGAFTVDLGRNYETTIDNNGDSDEFKVTITTADFNAAGDQLIIYMVNTNGYADQRIWKVWNGTTDLVGKSGGTAAENVANVYNDVVEYHTYTDFSNMPSGLGSMNWDYFRPNYNPVMTGTTGNWNVDCLCPDWSQNSMDYFYDYDHLQTKTTNALIDWTKWNFTNLGIKSIRMDAVKHFDPSFFGNMLNQLNASGNVPSMVIGEYYDANPSVLQGWIRDVYNNGFNSSLPASTQPRVFDFTLRETLRNFTNNRLSAGDVRQIYTSGLVGGGYLSSNNVVTFLNNHDFRNNYGANDGGALVWYDPMLAYTYLLTNNQIGIPTVYYDDYYGYPAASSAHYRSYMPTTLTPMKCEIDALMDVHKKYIFGSPSLTRLNASGSGYSGNYSSGSTDKALIYQLQGPSSTNKDIIVAINFSDSPLKVDHPINTRGGAIATGTRFTDMLRRSSFPYAQVNASGQIYIELPARSYSVWVQGSDTPITPKPTASANTGVCVGGTLNLTGGVESNSTLTDVSYSWSGPDGFTSTAQNPQLTNVTAAKAGTYTLTVRYNCDFCQSTSTTVNVSINAQPTVSTPSTSVCVGSTITLSPTSGGTWTSSDDTKATVTNAGVVTGVAAGSVTFTFTEIASGCSATTSSVTVKAKPTVSVPSTSVCIGSTITLSPVSGGTWTSSDDGKATVTNEGVITGVAAGSVTFTFTETASGCSATTSSVTVKALPTVSAPSTSVCIGSTITLSPVSGGSWTSSDDTKATVTNAGVVTGVAAGSVTFTFTETASGCSATTSSVTVKALPTVSAPSTSVCVGSTLTLSPTSGGTWTSSDDGKATVTNAGVVTGVAAGSVTFTFTETASGCSATTSSVTVKALPTVSTPSTSVCIGSTITLSPVSDGTWTSSDDTKATVTNAGVVTGVAAGSVTFTFTETASGCSATTSSVTVKALPTVSTPSTSVCIGSTITLSPTSGGTWTSSDDTKATVTNAGVVTGVAAGSVTFTFMETASGCSATTSSVTVKALPTVSAPSTSVCIGSTITLSPTSGGTWTSSDDGKATVINAGVVTGVAAGSVTFTFTETASGCSATTSSVTVNLPVTPTFSQLGPYCPMASPGILPLTSLNSITGTWNAPISTAAVGTTTYTFSPTPGQCATTATMMVQVSSSATPTFTQLGPYCQGETPAILPTVSTNSIAGTWDAAINTVNAGSTTYTFTPTHGQCAVSTTMNVVVNSLPTASVSGTTTVCQNSASPMITFTGANATAPYTFTYKINDGAPQTVTTTSGNSVTVTAPTETAGTFVYSLVSVSESSSTACSQEQMGSVEVKVQGKPTITLTTLQQTLNEGNSQVLCDIDANPVNGLQFTVSGACIVGSPVWRLQVGSGAWSDWSPSAPVSQPSNNQPHRYQAACDVNCPVTYTSPIVLTISYRASIPQNVSMIADGMTVNEGETKEVCNIEGNALTFNATCGIGEILLYSVDGGEYGSAVPTQLVDGQYHNYRVRCRKSDGTVSCVETESGVMRLRIVSSSLTAPVASLNVTSGCGNPVAFSGRTNCGALTTVWYNAITNVALPNLPNQTPTETTSYYARCQAGGGCLSEKSNMVTYTVIPVGVAPAITASQDIVCTGTTVKISANCPVGSQTFWNTGVTASSFEVSFSNVTKQSYWAKCLFEGGCQSAESVRKDVYWNAFVVTLVNVGQTKSAIKTNDRAAWASQFITRDGGPELEQSTQQNPTLYYVENTNKVAPRYWTINVEACGLSTDGSLTFDMLATPEMGVIRSFNTHENNAPYFMYANREGWTELYAQNHPAYGFYQDNGAGGNVYDLGLPKGLYKLGIRYWDQKGWGSIYPATRQPQGNVLAYQEYWFRIQSKDGVGVGAARSAESEEANGKWQGSDNGKQLTDNGAFATVMPNPVTHTLRLKVQDSKGQVVQTTLMDATGREVVCRNFVPETNTHQEEFDVSELPTGVYFMQVRFENKQETLRVVKVH
- a CDS encoding T9SS type A sorting domain-containing protein, whose amino-acid sequence is MRLKIQDSKGQEVQASLTDAVGREVLHRQFVPETNTHQEEFGVSDLPTGMFFLKVVTETKQATLKVVKL